A window from Hemicordylus capensis ecotype Gifberg chromosome 2, rHemCap1.1.pri, whole genome shotgun sequence encodes these proteins:
- the USP36 gene encoding ubiquitin carboxyl-terminal hydrolase 36 isoform X1 has translation MPIVDKLKEALKPGRKDSADDGDLGKLLAASAKKILLQKIEFEPASKSFSYQLESLKSKYVLLNPKTENPSRHKGSEEGPIRKQGSEHMLGGDGVPAPQKVLFPVERLSLKWERVYRVGAGLHNLGNTCFLNSTLQCLTYTPPLANYLLSKEHSRSCHQGSFCMMCIMQNHMIQAFANSGNAIKPVSFIRDLKKIARHFRFGSQEDAHEFLRYTIDAMQKACLNGYTKLDRQTQATTLVHQIFGGYLRSRVKCSVCKSVSDTYDPYLDVALEIRQAANIVRALELFVKADVLSGENAYMCAKCKKKVPATKRFTIHRASNVLTISLKRFANFSGGKITKDVGYPEFLNIRPYMSQSNGDPVMYGLYAVLVHSGYSCHAGHYYCYVKASNGQWYQMNDSLVHSSNIKVVLNQQAYVLFYLRIPSTRKNSEGSIAKSNYSVPNRASIVSDRMKRSTTNGTLASPLISKRQDVTQVKKTSTSETEEPGVPVPRSSFSSNARPQNGTLPPPKLSPSTGFLSPKLPTKLAFLDDFSKRSKKQPLLPLKTSQDFCESGSARVEMCKPSSWENKGSVLPSQLPETRAEEPEAKIREEGTELPSKDSLSLSSSSSSSSSSSSSSSSSSSPAHHSVKGLPQATGMNGYCSSQETDCASRKPVSEDSKFAKLKSPLLANVTNLELGSTMSPPPAKKLALSARKGSNTLQKVSGSERRAPPHSPPAATNTTHPVCAAALGYPRVLSSASKSSAPAPPANSAFVTPSSSFKSCCPSAVLLLPPTVPKEALSHSYPNKDKGSFRIGSKKRKRKSSLSEMSQEIHFGPDRTNIDAEGSWLSNSSRKKRHLKENGSIVTSPVPEADLVAGRKGEKDGMTEDHRAPDSGLISSIRKRKKKKRLRQREEDCRPLLDPINSSSSQYEADVCLAHVPVEESCSLKKTKKKKKKQQLPSPSSDKGSTTGESEHRKHKRREKQGGSPREVSSPQEEQSKNGLSSARISPPAALAWGSQFGHGDKCSSNILSMKKEAAQRKCEQSDVVQELLRDSLDKAYGKQVLTWDGEVSAVSQDAMRDAVWSKNQTVLDDWDEEFDSGKVKKSKKLKRERKRNFNAFQKLQSRRNFWAVTHPAKVVSLSYRL, from the exons ATGCCCATAGTGGACAAGCTGAAAGAAGCCCTCAAGCCTGGGCGGAAAGACTCTGCTGATGATGGTGACCTGGGCAAGCTGTTGGCTGCTTCTGCCAAGAAGATCCTGCTGCAAAAGATTGAGTTTGAACCAGCATCCAAAAGCTTCTCCTAccaactggagagcctcaagaGCAAATATGTTTTGCTGAACCCGAAGACGGAAAACCCCAGTCGGCACAAAGGTTCTGAGGAGGGCCCCATCCGGAAGCAAG GCAGCGAGCACATGCTGGGAGGTGATGGAGTCCCAGCCCCACAGAAGGTCCTCTTTCCTGTGGAGCGTCTCTCCCTGAAATGGGAGCGGGTGTACCGTGTCGGAGCTGGTCTCCACAACCTGGGCAACACTTGCTTCCTCAATTCTACCTTGCAGTGTCTGACATACACTCCACCTCTAGCCAATTACCTGCTTTCCAAGGAGCACAGCCGTAGTT GCCACCAGGGAAGCTTCTGCATGATGTGCATTATGCAGAATCACATGATACAAGCTTTCGCCAACAGCGGCAATGCCATCAAGCCAGTGTCCTTCATCAGAGACCTTAAAA AGATTGCTCGGCACTTCCGTTTTGGCAGCCAGGAGGATGCTCACGAGTTCTTGCGCTACACCATTGATGCCATGCAGAAGGCCTGCCTCAACGGTTACACCAA GCTGGACCGTCAGACTCAGGCTACCACATTGGTGCATCAGATCTTTGGCGGCTACCTCCGATCTCGAG TGAAGTGCTCTGTGTGCAAGAGTGTTTCCGACACTTACGACCCCTACCTGGATGTGGCTTTGGAGATCAGG CAGGCTGCAAACATTGTGCGGGCATTAGAGTTATTCGTGAAGGCTGACGTGCTGAGTGGAGAGAATGCCTACATGTGTGCCAA GTGCAAGAAGAAGGTTCCAGCCACCAAGCGCTTCACAATCCACAGAGCATCCAATGTACTCACAATCTCACTCAAGCGCTTTGCCAACTTTAGTGGGGGCAAGATTACCAAG GATGTGGGCTACCCCGAGTTCCTAAACATCCGTCCCTACATGTCACAGAGCAATGGTGACCCGGTCATGTATGGCCTCTATGCTGTTCTTGTACATTCAGGATACAGCTGCCATGCAGGGCATTACTACTGCTATGTCAAG GCTAGTAATGGGCAGTGGTACCAGATGAATGACTCCCTGGTACATTCAAGCAACATCAAAGTCGTTCTCAACCAACAGGCTTATGTGCTCTTCTATCTTAG gATTCCAAGCACCAGGAAGAACTCGGAGGGGTCTATCGCCAAAAGCAACTACTCTGTGCCCAACCGAGCAAGCATTGTCTCTGACCGTATGAAGAGAAGCACCACCAATGGCACCCTTGCATCACCACTGATCAGCAAA AGACAAGATGTGACCCAGGTTAAGAAGACTTCAACTTCAGAGACTGAGGAGCCTGGTGTTCCTGTGCCTCGCAGCTCCTTTTCTTCTAATGCCAGGCCTCAGAATGGGACGCTTCCTCCTCCAAAGCTCAGTCCTTCCACTGGGTTCTTGTCTCCCAAGCTTCCCACCAAACTAGCTTTCCTGGATGACTTCAGCAAGAGATCCAAGAAGCAGCCTCTCCTgccactcaaaacatctcaggaCTTCTGTGAGTCTGGTAGTGCCAGGGTGGAGATGTGCAAGCCGAGCTCCTGGGAAAACAAGGGCTCGGTATTGCCTTCACAGCTGCCAGAAACCCGTGCAGAAGAACCTGAAGCCAAAATTCGCGAAGAAGGCACAGAGCTGCCAAGCAAGGACTCCTTATCcttgtcctcttcctcctcctcctcctcctcttcgtcttctagcagctcctcttcctccagcccAGCACATCACTCAGTCAAGGGACTCCCACAGGCCACGGGCATGAATGGCTACTGCTCCTCTCAGGAAACGGACTGTGCCTCTAGGAAACCTGTTTCTGAGGACTCCAAATTTGCCAAGTTAAAATCGCCGTTGCTGGCTAATGTGACCaatctggagctgggaagcaccatgtcacccccacctgcaaagaaaCTGGCACTCTCTGCCAGGAAG GGCAGCAACACACTGCAGAAAGTGAGCGGCAGTGAGCGCCGGGCGCCGCCCCACTCCCCACCAGCTGCCACAAATACCACCCACCCTGTCTGTGCCGCTGCACTCGGCTATCCCAG AGTGCTCTCATCTGCTTCCAAATCTTCAGCACCTGCACCACCAGCCAACAGCGCCTTTGTCACACCCTCATCCAGCTTCAAATCGTGCTGCCCCTCTGCCGTCCTTCTGTTACCACCTACTGTGCCCAAAGAGGCACTTAGCCACTCTTATCCAAACAAGGACAAGGGGTCTTTCCGTATCGGCTctaagaagagaaaaagaaagtccAGCCTCTCAGAGATGTCACAAGAGATCCACTTTGGCCCAGACAGGACAAATATTGATGCTGAGGGGTCCTGGCTCTCCAACTCTTCCAGAAAGAAGAGGCAtctgaaagaaaatggcagcattgTGACCTCTCCTGTACCGGAAGCTGACttggtggcaggcaggaagggagagaaggatgGAATGACTGAGGACCACAGGGCACCAGATTCTGGTCTAATCAGTTCCATccggaagagaaagaagaaaaagaggctACGGCAGAGGGAGGAAGACTGCAGACCTTTGCTGGATCCTATAAACAG CTCCTCTTCACAATATGAGGCAGATGTCTGCCTGGCACATGTGCCAGTGGAGGAGTCCTGTAGCTtgaagaagacgaagaagaagaagaagaaacagcagcTGCCTTCACCCAGTTCAGACAAAGGCAGCACTACTGGGGAGAGTGAGCATCGCAAGCACAAGCGGAGGGAGAAGCAAGGTGGCTCTCCCCGAGAGGTCAGCAGCCCCCAAGAAGAGCAAAGCAAGAATGGCCTTTCCTCAGCCAGAATCAGCCCTCCAG CAGCATTGGCCTGGGGCAGCCAGTTTGGACATGGGGACAAATGCTCCTCGAACATCCTAAGTATGAAGAAGGAAGCAGCACAACGTAAGTGTGAGCAGTCTGATGTTGTCCAGGAGCTGCTGAGGGATTCTTTGGATAAAGCATATGGAAAGCAAG TGTTGACCTGGGATGGTGAGGTGTCAGCTGTCAGCCAGGATGCCATGCGTGATGCTGTATGGTCCAAGAACCAGACGGTCCTTGATGACTGGGATGAAGAGTTTGACAGTGGGAAG GTGAAGAAAAGCAAGAAGCTCAAGCGTGAGCGGAAGAGAAACTTCAATGCCTTCCAGAAACTGCAAAGCCGGCGTAACTTCTGGGCTGTGACACACCCAGCTAAGGTGGTTAGTCTGAGCTATCGGCTTTGA
- the USP36 gene encoding ubiquitin carboxyl-terminal hydrolase 36 isoform X3: MPIVDKLKEALKPGRKDSADDGDLGKLLAASAKKILLQKIEFEPASKSFSYQLESLKSKYVLLNPKTENPSRHKGSEEGPIRKQGSEHMLGGDGVPAPQKVLFPVERLSLKWERVYRVGAGLHNLGNTCFLNSTLQCLTYTPPLANYLLSKEHSRSCHQGSFCMMCIMQNHMIQAFANSGNAIKPVSFIRDLKKIARHFRFGSQEDAHEFLRYTIDAMQKACLNGYTKLDRQTQATTLVHQIFGGYLRSRVKCSVCKSVSDTYDPYLDVALEIRQAANIVRALELFVKADVLSGENAYMCAKCKKKVPATKRFTIHRASNVLTISLKRFANFSGGKITKDVGYPEFLNIRPYMSQSNGDPVMYGLYAVLVHSGYSCHAGHYYCYVKASNGQWYQMNDSLVHSSNIKVVLNQQAYVLFYLRIPSTRKNSEGSIAKSNYSVPNRASIVSDRMKRSTTNGTLASPLISKRQDVTQVKKTSTSETEEPGVPVPRSSFSSNARPQNGTLPPPKLSPSTGFLSPKLPTKLAFLDDFSKRSKKQPLLPLKTSQDFCESGSARVEMCKPSSWENKGSVLPSQLPETRAEEPEAKIREEGTELPSKDSLSLSSSSSSSSSSSSSSSSSSSPAHHSVKGLPQATGMNGYCSSQETDCASRKPVSEDSKFAKLKSPLLANVTNLELGSTMSPPPAKKLALSARKGSNTLQKVSGSERRAPPHSPPAATNTTHPVCAAALGYPRVLSSASKSSAPAPPANSAFVTPSSSFKSCCPSAVLLLPPTVPKEALSHSYPNKDKGSFRIGSKKRKRKSSLSEMSQEIHFGPDRTNIDAEGSWLSNSSRKKRHLKENGSIVTSPVPEADLVAGRKGEKDGMTEDHRAPDSGLISSIRKRKKKKRLRQREEDCRPLLDPINSSSSQYEADVCLAHVPVEESCSLKKTKKKKKKQQLPSPSSDKGSTTGESEHRKHKRREKQGGSPREVSSPQEEQSKNGLSSARISPPALAWGSQFGHGDKCSSNILSMKKEAAQRKCEQSDVVQELLRDSLDKAYGKQVLTWDGEVSAVSQDAMRDAVWSKNQTVLDDWDEEFDSGKVKKSKKLKRERKRNFNAFQKLQSRRNFWAVTHPAKVVSLSYRL; this comes from the exons ATGCCCATAGTGGACAAGCTGAAAGAAGCCCTCAAGCCTGGGCGGAAAGACTCTGCTGATGATGGTGACCTGGGCAAGCTGTTGGCTGCTTCTGCCAAGAAGATCCTGCTGCAAAAGATTGAGTTTGAACCAGCATCCAAAAGCTTCTCCTAccaactggagagcctcaagaGCAAATATGTTTTGCTGAACCCGAAGACGGAAAACCCCAGTCGGCACAAAGGTTCTGAGGAGGGCCCCATCCGGAAGCAAG GCAGCGAGCACATGCTGGGAGGTGATGGAGTCCCAGCCCCACAGAAGGTCCTCTTTCCTGTGGAGCGTCTCTCCCTGAAATGGGAGCGGGTGTACCGTGTCGGAGCTGGTCTCCACAACCTGGGCAACACTTGCTTCCTCAATTCTACCTTGCAGTGTCTGACATACACTCCACCTCTAGCCAATTACCTGCTTTCCAAGGAGCACAGCCGTAGTT GCCACCAGGGAAGCTTCTGCATGATGTGCATTATGCAGAATCACATGATACAAGCTTTCGCCAACAGCGGCAATGCCATCAAGCCAGTGTCCTTCATCAGAGACCTTAAAA AGATTGCTCGGCACTTCCGTTTTGGCAGCCAGGAGGATGCTCACGAGTTCTTGCGCTACACCATTGATGCCATGCAGAAGGCCTGCCTCAACGGTTACACCAA GCTGGACCGTCAGACTCAGGCTACCACATTGGTGCATCAGATCTTTGGCGGCTACCTCCGATCTCGAG TGAAGTGCTCTGTGTGCAAGAGTGTTTCCGACACTTACGACCCCTACCTGGATGTGGCTTTGGAGATCAGG CAGGCTGCAAACATTGTGCGGGCATTAGAGTTATTCGTGAAGGCTGACGTGCTGAGTGGAGAGAATGCCTACATGTGTGCCAA GTGCAAGAAGAAGGTTCCAGCCACCAAGCGCTTCACAATCCACAGAGCATCCAATGTACTCACAATCTCACTCAAGCGCTTTGCCAACTTTAGTGGGGGCAAGATTACCAAG GATGTGGGCTACCCCGAGTTCCTAAACATCCGTCCCTACATGTCACAGAGCAATGGTGACCCGGTCATGTATGGCCTCTATGCTGTTCTTGTACATTCAGGATACAGCTGCCATGCAGGGCATTACTACTGCTATGTCAAG GCTAGTAATGGGCAGTGGTACCAGATGAATGACTCCCTGGTACATTCAAGCAACATCAAAGTCGTTCTCAACCAACAGGCTTATGTGCTCTTCTATCTTAG gATTCCAAGCACCAGGAAGAACTCGGAGGGGTCTATCGCCAAAAGCAACTACTCTGTGCCCAACCGAGCAAGCATTGTCTCTGACCGTATGAAGAGAAGCACCACCAATGGCACCCTTGCATCACCACTGATCAGCAAA AGACAAGATGTGACCCAGGTTAAGAAGACTTCAACTTCAGAGACTGAGGAGCCTGGTGTTCCTGTGCCTCGCAGCTCCTTTTCTTCTAATGCCAGGCCTCAGAATGGGACGCTTCCTCCTCCAAAGCTCAGTCCTTCCACTGGGTTCTTGTCTCCCAAGCTTCCCACCAAACTAGCTTTCCTGGATGACTTCAGCAAGAGATCCAAGAAGCAGCCTCTCCTgccactcaaaacatctcaggaCTTCTGTGAGTCTGGTAGTGCCAGGGTGGAGATGTGCAAGCCGAGCTCCTGGGAAAACAAGGGCTCGGTATTGCCTTCACAGCTGCCAGAAACCCGTGCAGAAGAACCTGAAGCCAAAATTCGCGAAGAAGGCACAGAGCTGCCAAGCAAGGACTCCTTATCcttgtcctcttcctcctcctcctcctcctcttcgtcttctagcagctcctcttcctccagcccAGCACATCACTCAGTCAAGGGACTCCCACAGGCCACGGGCATGAATGGCTACTGCTCCTCTCAGGAAACGGACTGTGCCTCTAGGAAACCTGTTTCTGAGGACTCCAAATTTGCCAAGTTAAAATCGCCGTTGCTGGCTAATGTGACCaatctggagctgggaagcaccatgtcacccccacctgcaaagaaaCTGGCACTCTCTGCCAGGAAG GGCAGCAACACACTGCAGAAAGTGAGCGGCAGTGAGCGCCGGGCGCCGCCCCACTCCCCACCAGCTGCCACAAATACCACCCACCCTGTCTGTGCCGCTGCACTCGGCTATCCCAG AGTGCTCTCATCTGCTTCCAAATCTTCAGCACCTGCACCACCAGCCAACAGCGCCTTTGTCACACCCTCATCCAGCTTCAAATCGTGCTGCCCCTCTGCCGTCCTTCTGTTACCACCTACTGTGCCCAAAGAGGCACTTAGCCACTCTTATCCAAACAAGGACAAGGGGTCTTTCCGTATCGGCTctaagaagagaaaaagaaagtccAGCCTCTCAGAGATGTCACAAGAGATCCACTTTGGCCCAGACAGGACAAATATTGATGCTGAGGGGTCCTGGCTCTCCAACTCTTCCAGAAAGAAGAGGCAtctgaaagaaaatggcagcattgTGACCTCTCCTGTACCGGAAGCTGACttggtggcaggcaggaagggagagaaggatgGAATGACTGAGGACCACAGGGCACCAGATTCTGGTCTAATCAGTTCCATccggaagagaaagaagaaaaagaggctACGGCAGAGGGAGGAAGACTGCAGACCTTTGCTGGATCCTATAAACAG CTCCTCTTCACAATATGAGGCAGATGTCTGCCTGGCACATGTGCCAGTGGAGGAGTCCTGTAGCTtgaagaagacgaagaagaagaagaagaaacagcagcTGCCTTCACCCAGTTCAGACAAAGGCAGCACTACTGGGGAGAGTGAGCATCGCAAGCACAAGCGGAGGGAGAAGCAAGGTGGCTCTCCCCGAGAGGTCAGCAGCCCCCAAGAAGAGCAAAGCAAGAATGGCCTTTCCTCAGCCAGAATCAGCCCTCCAG CATTGGCCTGGGGCAGCCAGTTTGGACATGGGGACAAATGCTCCTCGAACATCCTAAGTATGAAGAAGGAAGCAGCACAACGTAAGTGTGAGCAGTCTGATGTTGTCCAGGAGCTGCTGAGGGATTCTTTGGATAAAGCATATGGAAAGCAAG TGTTGACCTGGGATGGTGAGGTGTCAGCTGTCAGCCAGGATGCCATGCGTGATGCTGTATGGTCCAAGAACCAGACGGTCCTTGATGACTGGGATGAAGAGTTTGACAGTGGGAAG GTGAAGAAAAGCAAGAAGCTCAAGCGTGAGCGGAAGAGAAACTTCAATGCCTTCCAGAAACTGCAAAGCCGGCGTAACTTCTGGGCTGTGACACACCCAGCTAAGGTGGTTAGTCTGAGCTATCGGCTTTGA
- the USP36 gene encoding ubiquitin carboxyl-terminal hydrolase 36 isoform X2 yields MPIVDKLKEALKPGRKDSADDGDLGKLLAASAKKILLQKIEFEPASKSFSYQLESLKSKYVLLNPKTENPSRHKGSEEGPIRKQGSEHMLGGDGVPAPQKVLFPVERLSLKWERVYRVGAGLHNLGNTCFLNSTLQCLTYTPPLANYLLSKEHSRSCHQGSFCMMCIMQNHMIQAFANSGNAIKPVSFIRDLKKIARHFRFGSQEDAHEFLRYTIDAMQKACLNGYTKLDRQTQATTLVHQIFGGYLRSRVKCSVCKSVSDTYDPYLDVALEIRAANIVRALELFVKADVLSGENAYMCAKCKKKVPATKRFTIHRASNVLTISLKRFANFSGGKITKDVGYPEFLNIRPYMSQSNGDPVMYGLYAVLVHSGYSCHAGHYYCYVKASNGQWYQMNDSLVHSSNIKVVLNQQAYVLFYLRIPSTRKNSEGSIAKSNYSVPNRASIVSDRMKRSTTNGTLASPLISKRQDVTQVKKTSTSETEEPGVPVPRSSFSSNARPQNGTLPPPKLSPSTGFLSPKLPTKLAFLDDFSKRSKKQPLLPLKTSQDFCESGSARVEMCKPSSWENKGSVLPSQLPETRAEEPEAKIREEGTELPSKDSLSLSSSSSSSSSSSSSSSSSSSPAHHSVKGLPQATGMNGYCSSQETDCASRKPVSEDSKFAKLKSPLLANVTNLELGSTMSPPPAKKLALSARKGSNTLQKVSGSERRAPPHSPPAATNTTHPVCAAALGYPRVLSSASKSSAPAPPANSAFVTPSSSFKSCCPSAVLLLPPTVPKEALSHSYPNKDKGSFRIGSKKRKRKSSLSEMSQEIHFGPDRTNIDAEGSWLSNSSRKKRHLKENGSIVTSPVPEADLVAGRKGEKDGMTEDHRAPDSGLISSIRKRKKKKRLRQREEDCRPLLDPINSSSSQYEADVCLAHVPVEESCSLKKTKKKKKKQQLPSPSSDKGSTTGESEHRKHKRREKQGGSPREVSSPQEEQSKNGLSSARISPPAALAWGSQFGHGDKCSSNILSMKKEAAQRKCEQSDVVQELLRDSLDKAYGKQVLTWDGEVSAVSQDAMRDAVWSKNQTVLDDWDEEFDSGKVKKSKKLKRERKRNFNAFQKLQSRRNFWAVTHPAKVVSLSYRL; encoded by the exons ATGCCCATAGTGGACAAGCTGAAAGAAGCCCTCAAGCCTGGGCGGAAAGACTCTGCTGATGATGGTGACCTGGGCAAGCTGTTGGCTGCTTCTGCCAAGAAGATCCTGCTGCAAAAGATTGAGTTTGAACCAGCATCCAAAAGCTTCTCCTAccaactggagagcctcaagaGCAAATATGTTTTGCTGAACCCGAAGACGGAAAACCCCAGTCGGCACAAAGGTTCTGAGGAGGGCCCCATCCGGAAGCAAG GCAGCGAGCACATGCTGGGAGGTGATGGAGTCCCAGCCCCACAGAAGGTCCTCTTTCCTGTGGAGCGTCTCTCCCTGAAATGGGAGCGGGTGTACCGTGTCGGAGCTGGTCTCCACAACCTGGGCAACACTTGCTTCCTCAATTCTACCTTGCAGTGTCTGACATACACTCCACCTCTAGCCAATTACCTGCTTTCCAAGGAGCACAGCCGTAGTT GCCACCAGGGAAGCTTCTGCATGATGTGCATTATGCAGAATCACATGATACAAGCTTTCGCCAACAGCGGCAATGCCATCAAGCCAGTGTCCTTCATCAGAGACCTTAAAA AGATTGCTCGGCACTTCCGTTTTGGCAGCCAGGAGGATGCTCACGAGTTCTTGCGCTACACCATTGATGCCATGCAGAAGGCCTGCCTCAACGGTTACACCAA GCTGGACCGTCAGACTCAGGCTACCACATTGGTGCATCAGATCTTTGGCGGCTACCTCCGATCTCGAG TGAAGTGCTCTGTGTGCAAGAGTGTTTCCGACACTTACGACCCCTACCTGGATGTGGCTTTGGAGATCAGG GCTGCAAACATTGTGCGGGCATTAGAGTTATTCGTGAAGGCTGACGTGCTGAGTGGAGAGAATGCCTACATGTGTGCCAA GTGCAAGAAGAAGGTTCCAGCCACCAAGCGCTTCACAATCCACAGAGCATCCAATGTACTCACAATCTCACTCAAGCGCTTTGCCAACTTTAGTGGGGGCAAGATTACCAAG GATGTGGGCTACCCCGAGTTCCTAAACATCCGTCCCTACATGTCACAGAGCAATGGTGACCCGGTCATGTATGGCCTCTATGCTGTTCTTGTACATTCAGGATACAGCTGCCATGCAGGGCATTACTACTGCTATGTCAAG GCTAGTAATGGGCAGTGGTACCAGATGAATGACTCCCTGGTACATTCAAGCAACATCAAAGTCGTTCTCAACCAACAGGCTTATGTGCTCTTCTATCTTAG gATTCCAAGCACCAGGAAGAACTCGGAGGGGTCTATCGCCAAAAGCAACTACTCTGTGCCCAACCGAGCAAGCATTGTCTCTGACCGTATGAAGAGAAGCACCACCAATGGCACCCTTGCATCACCACTGATCAGCAAA AGACAAGATGTGACCCAGGTTAAGAAGACTTCAACTTCAGAGACTGAGGAGCCTGGTGTTCCTGTGCCTCGCAGCTCCTTTTCTTCTAATGCCAGGCCTCAGAATGGGACGCTTCCTCCTCCAAAGCTCAGTCCTTCCACTGGGTTCTTGTCTCCCAAGCTTCCCACCAAACTAGCTTTCCTGGATGACTTCAGCAAGAGATCCAAGAAGCAGCCTCTCCTgccactcaaaacatctcaggaCTTCTGTGAGTCTGGTAGTGCCAGGGTGGAGATGTGCAAGCCGAGCTCCTGGGAAAACAAGGGCTCGGTATTGCCTTCACAGCTGCCAGAAACCCGTGCAGAAGAACCTGAAGCCAAAATTCGCGAAGAAGGCACAGAGCTGCCAAGCAAGGACTCCTTATCcttgtcctcttcctcctcctcctcctcctcttcgtcttctagcagctcctcttcctccagcccAGCACATCACTCAGTCAAGGGACTCCCACAGGCCACGGGCATGAATGGCTACTGCTCCTCTCAGGAAACGGACTGTGCCTCTAGGAAACCTGTTTCTGAGGACTCCAAATTTGCCAAGTTAAAATCGCCGTTGCTGGCTAATGTGACCaatctggagctgggaagcaccatgtcacccccacctgcaaagaaaCTGGCACTCTCTGCCAGGAAG GGCAGCAACACACTGCAGAAAGTGAGCGGCAGTGAGCGCCGGGCGCCGCCCCACTCCCCACCAGCTGCCACAAATACCACCCACCCTGTCTGTGCCGCTGCACTCGGCTATCCCAG AGTGCTCTCATCTGCTTCCAAATCTTCAGCACCTGCACCACCAGCCAACAGCGCCTTTGTCACACCCTCATCCAGCTTCAAATCGTGCTGCCCCTCTGCCGTCCTTCTGTTACCACCTACTGTGCCCAAAGAGGCACTTAGCCACTCTTATCCAAACAAGGACAAGGGGTCTTTCCGTATCGGCTctaagaagagaaaaagaaagtccAGCCTCTCAGAGATGTCACAAGAGATCCACTTTGGCCCAGACAGGACAAATATTGATGCTGAGGGGTCCTGGCTCTCCAACTCTTCCAGAAAGAAGAGGCAtctgaaagaaaatggcagcattgTGACCTCTCCTGTACCGGAAGCTGACttggtggcaggcaggaagggagagaaggatgGAATGACTGAGGACCACAGGGCACCAGATTCTGGTCTAATCAGTTCCATccggaagagaaagaagaaaaagaggctACGGCAGAGGGAGGAAGACTGCAGACCTTTGCTGGATCCTATAAACAG CTCCTCTTCACAATATGAGGCAGATGTCTGCCTGGCACATGTGCCAGTGGAGGAGTCCTGTAGCTtgaagaagacgaagaagaagaagaagaaacagcagcTGCCTTCACCCAGTTCAGACAAAGGCAGCACTACTGGGGAGAGTGAGCATCGCAAGCACAAGCGGAGGGAGAAGCAAGGTGGCTCTCCCCGAGAGGTCAGCAGCCCCCAAGAAGAGCAAAGCAAGAATGGCCTTTCCTCAGCCAGAATCAGCCCTCCAG CAGCATTGGCCTGGGGCAGCCAGTTTGGACATGGGGACAAATGCTCCTCGAACATCCTAAGTATGAAGAAGGAAGCAGCACAACGTAAGTGTGAGCAGTCTGATGTTGTCCAGGAGCTGCTGAGGGATTCTTTGGATAAAGCATATGGAAAGCAAG TGTTGACCTGGGATGGTGAGGTGTCAGCTGTCAGCCAGGATGCCATGCGTGATGCTGTATGGTCCAAGAACCAGACGGTCCTTGATGACTGGGATGAAGAGTTTGACAGTGGGAAG GTGAAGAAAAGCAAGAAGCTCAAGCGTGAGCGGAAGAGAAACTTCAATGCCTTCCAGAAACTGCAAAGCCGGCGTAACTTCTGGGCTGTGACACACCCAGCTAAGGTGGTTAGTCTGAGCTATCGGCTTTGA